One region of Balaenoptera ricei isolate mBalRic1 chromosome 5, mBalRic1.hap2, whole genome shotgun sequence genomic DNA includes:
- the C5H4orf3 gene encoding uncharacterized protein C4orf3 homolog — protein MEVGSAAEDGRDGPRERRGLGEAERPQQNHEVRPQSGADRLPKHSYWLDLWLFVLLDVVLFFFVYFLP, from the exons ATGGAGGTGGGCTCGGCGGCCGAAGATGGTCGGGATGGTCCCCGGGAGCGGCGAGGCTTGGGTGAAGCCGAGAGGCCGCAGCAGAACCACGAAGTGCGGCCTCAGTCCGGGGCAGACCGGTTACCAAAACATTCCTACTGGTTGGATCTCTGGCTCTTCGTCCTCTTAGACGTGGTGTTGTTTTTCTTCGTGTATTTTTTGCCCTG A